Proteins from one Elgaria multicarinata webbii isolate HBS135686 ecotype San Diego chromosome 3, rElgMul1.1.pri, whole genome shotgun sequence genomic window:
- the FEZF2 gene encoding fez family zinc finger protein 2: MASSASLETVMPSACVRSGAANPAKTLAFSIERIMAKSAEPPPPPPPHQPHQPHKPAAAAAAAFEARPSESPTKKLLSLCSPIPCVIPIQPLAGYEVPASKTLLNYSELWKSSLRNCGSAALGGGGGGSSTAAGGFCKAGCGACCKGDLLHHHHHHHHHHHHLGQAALPGPARGGVIKPQVINQALAMPANGSSLYYFNYLDSSSYHPSDILHGQLFASSLLHSPSAAAAAAAAAALSAHQKLFLLENAKLAALAPPPPPPPPPEKFPNAQYPHKERLPGQLDQVMKENTGLAGERHGAKAQHAKLAGGGGGGASADGKPKNFTCEVCGKVFNAHYNLTRHMPVHTGARPFVCKVCGKGFRQASTLCRHKIIHTQEKPHKCNQCGKAFNRSSTLNTHIRIHAGYKPFVCEFCGKGFHQKGNYKNHKLTHSGEKQYKCTICNKAFHQIYNLTFHMHTHNDKKPFTCVTCGKGFCRNFDLKKHVRKLHDTAAAAAAAAATPSAKELSRTAQT; the protein is encoded by the exons ATGGCCTCGTCGGCTTCGCTGGAGACGGTCATGCCTTCTGCCTGCGTCCGGAGCGGAGCGGCCAACCCGGCCAAGACTCTGGCCTTCTCCATCGAGAGGATCATGGCCAAGAGCgccgagccgccgccgccgccgccgccccaccagccccaccagccccacaagcctgccgccgccgccgccgccgccttcgagGCGAGGCCGAGCGAGTCGCCCACCAAGAAGCTGCTGAGCCTGTGCTCGCCCATCCCGTGCGTGATCCCGATCCAGCCCCTGGCCGGCTACGAGGTGCCCGCCTCGAAGACGCTGCTCAACTACTCGGAGCTGTGGAAAAGCAGCCTGAGGAACTGCGGCTCGGCGgcgctgggcggcggcggcggcggctcctcgaCGGCGGCGGGCGGCTTCTGCAAAGCCGGCTGCGGCGCGTGCTGCAAGGGGGACctgctgcaccaccaccaccaccaccaccatcaccaccaccacctgggccAGGCCGCGCTGCCCGGCCCGGCCCGCGGCGGGGTGATCAAGCCCCAGGTGATCAACCAGGCCCTGGCCATGCCGGCCAACGGATCTAGCCTCTACTACTTCAACTACCTGGACTCCTCCTCCTACCACCCGTCGGACATCCTGCACGGGCAGCTCTTCGCCTCCAGCCTGCTCCACTCgcccagcgccgccgccgccgccgccgccgccgccgccctgtcGGCCCACCAGAAACTCTTCCTCTTGGAAAACGCCAAGCTGGCCGCCTTGGCCCccccgccgcctccgccgccgcccccgGAGAAGTTCCCCAACGCCCAGTATCCCCACAAGGAGCGCCTCCCCGGGCAGCTGGACCAAGTCATGAAGGAGAACACGGGCCTGGCCGGGGAGAGGCACGGCGCCAAAGCCCAGCACGCCAAACTcgccggcggtggcggcggcggcgcctcggCCGACGGCAAGCCCAAGAACTTTACCTGCGAGGTGTGCGGCAAG GTGTTCAACGCCCATTATAATCTAACCCGGCACATGCCTGTCCACACGGGAGCCAGGCCCTTCGTCTGCAAAGTTTGCGGGAAAGGCTTCCGCCAGGCCAGCACGCTGTGTAGACACAAAATCATCCACACGCAG GAAAAACCCCATAAATGTAACCAATGCGGGAAAGCGTTCAATAGAAGTTCCACGCTAAATACTCACATTAGGATCCATGCGGGCTACAAACCTTTCGTGTGTGAATTTTGTGGCAAAGGATTTCATCAAAAAG ggaatTATAAAAACCACAAACTGACCCACAGCGGCGAAAAGCAGTACAAGTGCACCATCTGCAATAAAGCTTTCCACCAGATCTACAACTTGACCTTCCACATGCACACGCACAACGACAAGAAGCCTTTCACGTGCGTCACTTGCGGCAAAGGCTTTTGCAGGAACTTTGACTTAAAGAAACACGTGCGGAAGCTCCACgacaccgccgccgccgccgccgccgccgccgccacgccTTCCGCGAAAGAGCTCTCAAGGACCGCGCAAACCTAA